Proteins found in one Helicobacter kayseriensis genomic segment:
- a CDS encoding phosphatase PAP2 family protein, translating to MPLAAAIYALSIKDYEGIKELAIGFGSTMGAVLISKQVLHAISKRDSNLVQFAKRPNGSNFQGFPSGHTASAFSAVGFLQKRYGWKLALPAAILASFVGYSRILAQKHTPFQVVAGAMLGFSVSYLVSSKYIDPSKHTISFDSTDDIRGRAKYAVRYSYFF from the coding sequence TTGCCCTTAGCTGCGGCAATTTATGCTCTTTCGATTAAGGATTATGAGGGAATCAAGGAGCTTGCAATTGGCTTTGGATCTACTATGGGAGCGGTGCTTATTTCCAAGCAGGTTCTGCATGCTATAAGCAAAAGAGATTCAAACCTTGTTCAATTTGCCAAAAGGCCCAATGGTTCAAATTTTCAAGGGTTTCCTTCGGGACATACTGCTTCAGCCTTTAGTGCTGTAGGGTTTTTGCAAAAACGCTATGGCTGGAAGCTAGCTCTTCCTGCAGCTATTTTGGCGAGTTTTGTTGGTTATTCAAGAATTCTGGCTCAAAAGCATACACCTTTTCAGGTTGTGGCTGGAGCGATGTTGGGCTTTAGTGTAAGTTATTTGGTCTCTTCAAAGTATATTGATCCCTCTAAACACACTATCTCTTTTGATTCGACAGATGATATTAGAGGAAGAGCAAAATATGCTGTGCGTTATTCTTATTTTTTCTAG
- a CDS encoding acyl-CoA thioesterase, with amino-acid sequence MSILASPNMANFSGVVHGGEILKLLDQVAYACATRYCGVGVVTLAVDQVLFRHPIPIGSLMHFYASINFTGNTSCEVGIRTEYEDLKTQKRIHCNSAYFTMIALNEKKQKVQIPPFVPQNEEQKRRFQEAKERREKRFG; translated from the coding sequence ATGTCCATTCTCGCCTCTCCCAATATGGCAAACTTCAGTGGAGTAGTTCATGGCGGGGAAATTCTCAAGCTTCTTGATCAAGTTGCTTATGCTTGCGCAACACGCTATTGTGGAGTTGGCGTTGTCACCCTTGCTGTTGATCAAGTTCTTTTTAGGCATCCTATTCCTATAGGCTCTTTGATGCATTTTTATGCTTCGATTAATTTTACAGGAAATACAAGTTGTGAAGTGGGAATCCGCACAGAATACGAGGACCTCAAAACCCAAAAAAGAATCCACTGCAATAGCGCATACTTCACAATGATTGCGCTTAATGAGAAAAAGCAAAAAGTTCAAATTCCTCCTTTTGTCCCTCAAAATGAAGAACAAAAACGCCGATTCCAAGAAGCCAAAGAAAGAAGAGAAAAACGATTTGGATAA
- a CDS encoding 3-deoxy-7-phosphoheptulonate synthase class II has product MKNKNADSKKPKKEEKNDLDNWSPSSWRNHLIKQAPSYEDQEDLQRVEQKLSSYPPLIFAKEVDLLKTKLQKVALGEAFILQGGDCAESFSRFSADSIRDFYKLILQMSIILGFSSQKEIIKLGRIAGQFAKPRSQDFEEKEGIKLPIFRGDMINSLDFNPSGRKHDPQRMLQAYHQSTATLNLLRAFSKGGMADFHLFAQYILDFAQSHPLAQRYKTLANQISQALCFAQSCGINLETMSNFCEFFTSHEALLLHYEEALCRTDSLSQQFYDCSAHFLWIGERTLSSPAHLEFIRGIQNPKGLKVSTRTPINELLKALDLLNPSNQKGEIALIIRMGEEGIQTRLPPLIQSIQQHKKEVIWMSDPMHGNTMTKNGIKTRQFSSIINELAHFFSITREFGVYAGGVHLEMTGEDVTECIGGSITQEGLQKNYITQCDPRLNATQSLDLAFWLADQFEVFI; this is encoded by the coding sequence ATGAAGAACAAAAACGCCGATTCCAAGAAGCCAAAGAAAGAAGAGAAAAACGATTTGGATAATTGGTCCCCATCGAGCTGGAGAAATCATCTCATCAAGCAAGCTCCATCTTATGAAGACCAAGAAGATCTGCAAAGAGTTGAGCAAAAACTCTCCTCCTACCCTCCTTTAATCTTTGCAAAAGAAGTAGATCTTTTAAAAACCAAACTTCAAAAAGTCGCCCTAGGTGAAGCATTTATCTTGCAAGGCGGAGACTGTGCAGAAAGTTTTTCACGCTTTAGCGCAGATTCCATTAGAGATTTTTATAAATTAATATTGCAAATGAGCATCATCTTAGGATTCTCTAGCCAAAAAGAAATCATCAAGCTTGGACGCATTGCTGGACAATTTGCCAAACCAAGAAGTCAGGATTTTGAGGAGAAAGAAGGCATTAAGCTTCCTATATTTCGAGGAGATATGATCAACTCCCTTGATTTTAATCCATCTGGTCGCAAGCATGATCCTCAAAGAATGCTTCAAGCCTATCATCAATCTACCGCAACACTCAATCTCTTGCGCGCCTTCTCCAAAGGAGGAATGGCAGATTTTCACCTCTTTGCTCAATATATTCTTGATTTTGCACAATCCCACCCCCTTGCTCAACGCTATAAAACCCTAGCCAACCAAATCTCACAAGCTCTTTGTTTTGCACAAAGCTGTGGAATCAATCTAGAAACCATGAGTAATTTCTGCGAATTTTTCACCAGTCACGAAGCCTTACTTCTGCATTATGAAGAAGCTCTGTGTCGCACAGACAGCCTAAGTCAGCAGTTTTATGATTGCTCAGCTCATTTTCTTTGGATTGGAGAGCGCACACTAAGCTCTCCAGCTCATCTTGAATTCATTAGAGGGATTCAAAACCCAAAAGGACTCAAAGTAAGCACTCGCACACCTATAAATGAACTTCTAAAAGCCTTAGATCTACTTAATCCTTCCAATCAAAAAGGCGAAATTGCGCTGATTATCCGTATGGGAGAGGAAGGGATACAAACTCGCCTTCCTCCTCTTATTCAGTCAATCCAACAACACAAAAAAGAAGTCATCTGGATGAGTGATCCAATGCATGGCAATACAATGACAAAAAATGGAATCAAAACACGCCAATTTTCAAGCATCATCAATGAATTGGCTCACTTTTTTAGCATTACGCGAGAATTTGGTGTTTATGCAGGAGGAGTGCATCTTGAAATGACGGGAGAAGATGTTACAGAATGCATCGGCGGAAGCATTACTCAAGAAGGGTTGCAAAAAAACTATATCACCCAATGTGATCCAAGACTCAATGCTACCCAATCTCTAGATCTTGCTTTTTGGCTTGCTGATCAATTTGAGGTTTTTATATGA
- the accB gene encoding acetyl-CoA carboxylase biotin carboxyl carrier protein: protein MNLKEIEKLIELFSQKEMSKISLKDGEFELCLEKTTSSYVSQNLPQATPQVVVAQPTQVEVQQAPSVESGLFIESPMVGTFYRCPSPNASPYVNVGDKIKKGQVIGIVEAMKIMNEIEAEFDCKIVEIVANDAQPVEFGSKLIKVEKI, encoded by the coding sequence ATGAATCTTAAAGAAATAGAAAAATTAATTGAGCTTTTTTCGCAAAAAGAAATGTCTAAGATTTCTCTTAAGGATGGAGAATTTGAACTTTGTCTCGAAAAAACGACATCTTCTTATGTTTCTCAGAACTTGCCTCAAGCGACTCCACAAGTTGTGGTTGCTCAGCCTACTCAAGTTGAAGTTCAGCAAGCTCCAAGTGTAGAAAGTGGATTGTTTATCGAATCTCCTATGGTAGGGACTTTTTATCGATGTCCATCTCCCAATGCTTCTCCCTATGTAAATGTTGGAGATAAAATTAAAAAAGGTCAGGTGATTGGGATTGTTGAGGCGATGAAAATTATGAATGAGATCGAAGCAGAGTTTGATTGCAAAATTGTAGAAATTGTTGCCAATGATGCACAGCCTGTTGAGTTTGGATCAAAACTTATTAAAGTAGAAAAGATTTAA
- a CDS encoding acetyl-CoA carboxylase biotin carboxylase subunit, with translation MHMKKIQRVLIANRGEIALRAIRTIQEMGKEAVAIYSTADKDAHYLDVADAKICIGKEKSSESYLNIPAIISAAELFEADAIFPGYGFLSENQHFVEICKHHNIEFIGPSSEVMVLMSDKSKAKDVMKQAGVPVIMGSDGALKDLDEARQVASEIGYPVIIKAAAGGGGRGMRVVMSEDQLTNSYLAAESEALSAFGDGTIYMEKFINKPKHIEVQILADKHGNVVHIGERDCSAQRRQQKLIEESPAVVLSPQVREKLLQTAVQAAKFIGYVGAGTFEFLLDSNHQDFYFMEMNTRLQVEHTVSEMVSGLDLIEWMIRIAEGEKLPSQEEITFKGHSIECRITAEDPKTFLPCPGKITQWIAPGGSHVRLDSHAYCNYTVPMHYDSMIGKLVVWGRTRQEAIIRMRRALKEFKINGIKTTIPFHIAMMENQDFKQSRIYTKYLEEEFCK, from the coding sequence ATGCATATGAAGAAGATACAAAGAGTTTTGATTGCCAATCGTGGTGAGATTGCTCTTAGAGCAATTCGCACGATTCAGGAAATGGGAAAAGAAGCTGTAGCGATTTATTCTACAGCAGATAAAGATGCACATTATTTAGATGTTGCAGATGCAAAGATTTGCATTGGAAAGGAAAAATCAAGTGAAAGTTATCTGAATATTCCTGCAATTATTAGTGCTGCAGAGCTTTTTGAAGCCGATGCAATTTTTCCAGGATATGGCTTTTTGAGTGAAAATCAACATTTTGTTGAAATTTGTAAACATCATAATATTGAGTTTATCGGACCAAGTTCTGAAGTTATGGTGTTGATGAGTGACAAATCAAAAGCTAAAGATGTTATGAAACAGGCAGGAGTTCCTGTGATTATGGGAAGTGATGGGGCACTAAAAGATTTGGATGAAGCGCGACAGGTTGCTTCTGAGATTGGATATCCTGTGATTATTAAAGCTGCTGCAGGCGGTGGTGGAAGGGGGATGAGAGTTGTGATGTCTGAAGATCAACTCACTAATTCGTATTTGGCTGCAGAAAGTGAAGCTTTGAGTGCATTTGGTGATGGAACCATTTATATGGAAAAATTTATCAATAAGCCTAAGCATATTGAAGTTCAAATTTTGGCAGATAAGCACGGAAATGTTGTTCATATTGGCGAGCGTGATTGTTCTGCACAAAGAAGACAGCAGAAATTAATCGAAGAATCTCCGGCTGTTGTTCTCTCGCCTCAAGTGCGAGAAAAACTTCTTCAAACTGCGGTGCAAGCAGCAAAATTTATAGGATATGTGGGGGCTGGAACTTTTGAGTTCTTGCTTGATTCAAACCATCAAGATTTTTATTTTATGGAAATGAATACACGCTTGCAAGTTGAGCACACTGTAAGTGAAATGGTGAGTGGGCTTGATTTGATTGAGTGGATGATACGTATTGCTGAGGGAGAAAAGCTTCCCTCTCAAGAAGAAATTACTTTTAAGGGTCACTCAATTGAATGCAGAATTACAGCTGAAGATCCAAAGACGTTCTTGCCCTGTCCAGGAAAAATTACACAATGGATTGCACCTGGGGGATCACATGTAAGATTGGATAGCCATGCATATTGTAACTATACTGTGCCTATGCATTATGATTCTATGATTGGCAAGCTGGTTGTGTGGGGAAGGACGCGACAGGAGGCTATCATCCGAATGAGAAGAGCTCTTAAAGAGTTCAAGATTAATGGGATTAAAACAACGATTCCTTTTCATATTGCAATGATGGAAAATCAAGATTTCAAACAATCGCGTATTTATACAAAATACCTTGAAGAGGAGTTTTGTAAATGA
- the accA gene encoding acetyl-CoA carboxylase carboxyl transferase subunit alpha — MAIYLDFEEKLKSIQDEIESAKIKGDFHAQEILEASLQKETQKVYSQMSEYQKMQLARHPDRPYAMDYINLILDQKCEIHGDRHFRDDKAIVCFLGYIDGQKALIIGEEKGRGTKNKLERNFGMPNPEGYRKALRAAKMAEKFNIPILMLVDTAGAYPGIGAEERGQSEAIAKNLQEFANLKVPTVSIIIGEGGSGGALAIAVADKLAMMSYSVFSVISPEGCSAILWNDPSKIESAMKAMKITAQDLKDYKLIDDIIEEPLSGAHRDKVTAAKSIKEYFLHSLETIKKEGDFLSKRYEKLMNYGDFKA; from the coding sequence ATGGCTATTTATCTCGATTTTGAAGAAAAACTTAAATCAATTCAAGATGAAATTGAATCTGCCAAAATCAAAGGTGATTTCCATGCCCAAGAAATTTTAGAGGCATCTTTGCAGAAAGAAACACAAAAAGTCTATTCTCAAATGAGCGAATACCAAAAAATGCAACTTGCTCGGCACCCTGATCGTCCATATGCGATGGATTATATCAATCTCATCTTGGATCAGAAATGCGAGATACATGGGGATAGACATTTTAGAGATGATAAGGCAATCGTGTGTTTTTTGGGCTATATTGATGGGCAAAAAGCATTAATTATTGGAGAGGAAAAAGGAAGAGGAACAAAAAATAAATTAGAAAGAAACTTTGGGATGCCAAATCCAGAAGGATATAGAAAAGCTCTAAGAGCTGCAAAAATGGCAGAAAAATTTAATATTCCTATTTTGATGCTTGTTGATACCGCTGGAGCATATCCAGGAATTGGCGCTGAAGAAAGGGGGCAAAGTGAAGCTATTGCTAAAAACTTACAAGAATTTGCAAATTTAAAAGTCCCCACTGTTTCAATTATTATTGGTGAGGGTGGAAGCGGAGGGGCTCTTGCAATTGCTGTTGCCGACAAACTTGCAATGATGAGCTACTCTGTTTTTAGTGTCATTTCTCCAGAAGGCTGTTCGGCTATCTTGTGGAACGATCCAAGCAAAATAGAATCAGCAATGAAAGCGATGAAGATCACAGCACAAGATCTTAAGGACTACAAATTGATTGATGATATTATTGAAGAGCCTCTATCTGGAGCACATCGAGATAAGGTTACTGCAGCCAAATCAATCAAAGAATATTTTCTTCACTCTCTTGAAACAATCAAAAAAGAGGGAGACTTTCTCTCAAAAAGATATGAAAAACTTATGAACTATGGGGATTTTAAAGCATAA
- the acpP gene encoding acyl carrier protein: MATFDDVKAIVVEQLGVSADEVKLESKFVDDLNADSLDVVELVMALEEKLGIEIPDEVAEKMTTVGDVVTYIEEKK, from the coding sequence ATGGCAACTTTTGATGATGTAAAAGCAATTGTAGTAGAACAACTTGGTGTAAGCGCTGATGAAGTTAAGCTTGAATCAAAGTTTGTTGATGATTTGAACGCTGACTCACTAGATGTTGTTGAGCTTGTCATGGCATTAGAAGAAAAATTAGGAATTGAAATTCCTGATGAAGTGGCAGAAAAAATGACAACAGTTGGTGATGTTGTAACTTATATTGAAGAAAAAAAATAA
- the dcd gene encoding dCTP deaminase: protein MGLKSDNWIREMSLKHAMISPFCEKQIGRGVVSYGLSSYGYDIRISDEFKIFTNINATVVDPKNFDCANVVEHKGEICIVPPNSFALASTIEYFKMPRDVLAICLGKSTYARCGIIVNVTPFEPEFEGHITIEISNTTPLPAKIYANEGIAQVLFLQGDEICQTSYKDKSGKYQGQQGITLPRIL, encoded by the coding sequence ATGGGTCTTAAATCAGATAACTGGATTCGGGAAATGAGTCTAAAGCATGCAATGATATCCCCCTTTTGCGAAAAACAAATTGGGCGAGGTGTTGTAAGTTATGGACTTAGCAGTTATGGCTATGATATTCGCATCAGCGACGAATTTAAAATTTTTACAAATATTAATGCAACGGTTGTTGATCCCAAGAATTTTGATTGTGCAAATGTTGTGGAACACAAAGGAGAAATATGTATTGTTCCGCCCAATTCTTTTGCCCTTGCCTCAACAATAGAATATTTCAAAATGCCACGAGATGTCTTGGCGATATGCTTGGGGAAAAGCACTTATGCTCGTTGTGGAATCATTGTAAATGTCACTCCATTTGAGCCCGAATTTGAAGGACATATCACAATCGAAATCAGCAATACCACACCCCTTCCTGCCAAAATCTATGCAAATGAAGGGATCGCTCAAGTGCTCTTTTTGCAAGGTGATGAGATATGCCAAACAAGCTATAAGGATAAATCTGGAAAATATCAAGGACAACAAGGAATCACTCTCCCAAGGATTCTATAG
- the rpsU gene encoding 30S ribosomal protein S21, protein MPGIKMRESESFDEGYRKFKKQTDRNLVVTECRARRFFESNTEKRKKQKINAKKKMLKRLYMLRRYESRL, encoded by the coding sequence ATGCCAGGCATTAAAATGCGTGAAAGCGAATCTTTTGATGAAGGCTACAGAAAATTCAAAAAACAAACTGATCGCAATCTTGTTGTAACAGAGTGCAGAGCAAGAAGATTTTTTGAATCTAATACTGAGAAGCGCAAAAAGCAAAAGATTAATGCAAAGAAAAAGATGCTCAAGCGTCTTTATATGCTACGACGCTACGAGTCTCGACTCTAA
- a CDS encoding beta-ketoacyl-ACP synthase II, translated as MRRVVVTGLGMINSLGLDKKSSFKSIIEGKCGIKRISSFDASLFPVQIAGEILDFNPEEVMEPKEVKKAARFIQIALKASKEAMLDSGLLDNEGKCPESISESFGVSSAAGIGGLANIETNSITCHEKGPKRISPFFIPSALVNMLGGFTSIEFSLKGPNLASVTACAAGTHAISEATKTIMTGGADQMLVIGSESSICPVGIGGFAAMKALSDRNDHPQKASRPFDKERNGFVMGEGAGALILEEYESAKKRGAKIYAEVVGFGESGDANHITTPAPNGEGAYRAMKSALKMANTQIDYVNAHGTSTYYNDFYETLALKNVFGGKEKVPMVSSTKGQIGHCLGAAGAIEAVIAIMAMEEGVVPPTINQEIQDENCDLDYVPNHAREAKLNAVMSNSFGFGGTNGVIIFKKI; from the coding sequence ATGCGTCGTGTTGTTGTCACTGGTCTTGGTATGATTAACTCTTTAGGACTAGATAAAAAAAGTTCTTTTAAATCCATTATTGAAGGAAAATGTGGGATTAAAAGAATTTCCTCTTTTGATGCAAGTCTTTTTCCAGTTCAAATTGCCGGAGAAATTCTTGATTTTAATCCAGAAGAAGTTATGGAACCAAAGGAAGTCAAAAAAGCAGCACGTTTTATTCAAATTGCTCTTAAGGCTTCAAAAGAAGCAATGTTAGATAGTGGTTTGCTTGACAATGAAGGAAAATGTCCCGAATCAATCTCGGAAAGTTTTGGAGTTAGCTCTGCTGCAGGAATTGGAGGATTGGCAAATATTGAAACAAACTCAATTACCTGTCACGAAAAAGGTCCCAAACGCATTTCTCCTTTTTTCATTCCTTCTGCTCTTGTTAATATGCTTGGTGGTTTCACTTCCATTGAATTTAGTCTCAAAGGTCCAAATCTTGCAAGCGTAACAGCTTGCGCAGCCGGAACTCATGCTATTAGCGAAGCAACAAAAACCATTATGACCGGAGGAGCTGATCAGATGCTTGTCATCGGGTCAGAATCTTCTATTTGTCCCGTTGGAATTGGAGGATTTGCAGCAATGAAAGCCCTCAGTGATCGCAATGATCACCCACAAAAAGCCAGTCGCCCATTTGACAAAGAGCGCAATGGTTTTGTTATGGGAGAAGGGGCTGGTGCTCTAATTTTAGAAGAATACGAAAGCGCAAAAAAACGAGGGGCAAAAATTTATGCTGAAGTTGTTGGATTTGGTGAAAGTGGAGATGCTAATCACATCACTACTCCTGCCCCTAATGGTGAAGGTGCTTATCGTGCGATGAAATCAGCTCTCAAAATGGCTAATACACAGATTGATTATGTCAATGCTCATGGGACAAGCACTTACTACAATGACTTTTATGAAACATTGGCTCTCAAAAATGTTTTTGGAGGCAAAGAAAAAGTACCTATGGTTAGCTCAACAAAAGGACAGATTGGACATTGCTTAGGGGCAGCCGGAGCGATTGAGGCAGTAATTGCAATCATGGCAATGGAAGAAGGAGTTGTTCCACCCACAATCAATCAAGAAATTCAAGATGAAAATTGCGATCTAGACTATGTTCCAAATCATGCACGAGAAGCAAAACTCAATGCTGTAATGAGCAATTCATTTGGGTTTGGTGGCACCAACGGTGTCATTATCTTCAAAAAGATATAA
- the fabG gene encoding 3-oxoacyl-ACP reductase FabG: protein MKFSGKNVLITGSSRGIGAEIAKTLAEYGLKVWINYRSKPELADALQNEIQSLGGKAAVIGFDASDEEAFIQAISTIVESDGELAYLVNNAGITNDKLALRMKMEDFTSVLDANLKSCFIGCREALKIMSKQRKGSVVNIASIIGERGNAGQTNYAASKGGMIAMTKSFAYEGASRNVRFNSVTPGFIQTEMTEHLKPEVKDYYLQSIPLGRLGNPREIAESVAFLLSDGASYITGETLKVNGGLYM from the coding sequence ATGAAATTTAGTGGAAAAAATGTACTAATCACTGGTTCAAGTCGTGGCATTGGAGCAGAAATCGCTAAAACTCTAGCAGAGTATGGATTAAAAGTATGGATCAATTATCGCTCAAAACCTGAACTTGCTGATGCCCTACAAAATGAAATCCAATCTTTGGGCGGGAAAGCAGCTGTAATTGGCTTTGATGCTTCCGATGAAGAGGCATTTATACAGGCAATTTCAACTATCGTAGAAAGCGATGGAGAGCTTGCCTACCTTGTTAATAATGCAGGTATCACTAATGACAAATTAGCATTGCGTATGAAAATGGAAGATTTCACATCTGTTCTTGATGCCAATTTAAAGTCTTGCTTCATTGGGTGTAGAGAAGCTCTCAAAATTATGAGTAAGCAACGCAAAGGATCTGTTGTCAATATCGCTTCAATTATTGGAGAGCGAGGAAATGCTGGACAAACTAATTATGCAGCAAGCAAAGGAGGAATGATTGCAATGACAAAATCCTTTGCATATGAAGGGGCAAGTCGCAATGTGCGCTTCAACTCTGTCACTCCAGGCTTTATTCAAACAGAAATGACAGAACACCTTAAGCCCGAGGTTAAGGATTATTATTTACAAAGCATTCCTCTTGGGCGATTAGGAAACCCTCGAGAAATCGCAGAATCTGTTGCTTTTTTGCTTAGCGATGGAGCTTCTTATATTACAGGAGAAACGTTGAAAGTCAATGGCGGGCTATACATGTGA
- the rpsO gene encoding 30S ribosomal protein S15, which yields MAQDMAKKKEIISKFARDSKDTGSTEVQVALLSDRIANLTEHLKVNPKDHSSRLGLLKLVGQRRGLLKYLKRTQYDRYAKLIAELGIKDR from the coding sequence ATGGCTCAAGATATGGCGAAAAAGAAAGAAATTATTTCTAAATTTGCTAGAGATTCAAAAGATACAGGATCAACAGAGGTGCAAGTTGCGCTTTTAAGTGATCGTATTGCAAATCTAACTGAGCATTTGAAAGTTAATCCAAAAGATCATTCAAGTCGTTTGGGACTTTTGAAACTTGTAGGACAACGAAGAGGTTTGCTTAAGTATCTTAAAAGAACACAATATGATCGCTATGCAAAGCTTATTGCTGAGCTAGGAATCAAAGATCGATAG
- a CDS encoding anthranilate synthase component II — protein sequence MITLIDNHDSFTYNLIYLLEKLQVEIKVFFPENVDFNTLEQSTHLLLSPGPKHPKDTPINQEIILRFYQQKPILGVCLGHQSIAQAFGGKVTRGKEPVHGKTSKITFKPNPLFYHLSQNLEVMRYHSLIAQTLPDTLEAIAWSEDGVIMGLKHKLYPTFGVQFHPESILSQGGEQLLKNFLEISFDSLP from the coding sequence ATGATTACTCTTATCGACAATCACGATTCTTTTACCTATAACCTTATCTATCTTTTAGAAAAGTTACAAGTTGAAATTAAAGTTTTTTTCCCAGAAAATGTTGATTTTAACACTCTTGAGCAATCCACCCATCTACTCCTCTCTCCTGGCCCTAAACATCCAAAAGATACGCCCATTAACCAAGAAATTATTTTGCGTTTCTATCAACAAAAACCTATTCTTGGAGTCTGTCTTGGACACCAAAGTATCGCCCAAGCCTTTGGCGGAAAAGTCACAAGAGGGAAAGAGCCAGTCCATGGAAAAACTTCAAAAATCACATTTAAACCAAATCCTCTTTTTTACCATTTGTCTCAAAATTTAGAAGTGATGCGTTATCACTCGCTGATTGCTCAAACCCTGCCTGATACTCTAGAGGCGATTGCATGGAGCGAAGATGGTGTGATTATGGGCTTAAAACATAAGCTCTATCCTACCTTTGGCGTTCAATTTCATCCAGAATCCATCCTCTCTCAAGGCGGAGAACAGCTTTTAAAAAATTTCTTAGAAATTTCTTTCGATTCTCTTCCTTAA
- the pseC gene encoding UDP-4-amino-4,6-dideoxy-N-acetyl-beta-L-altrosamine transaminase produces the protein MNPYSRQSINQDDIQAVIEALQSDLITQGKQVEAFEQELAQYLGVKYALVFNSATSALFSVYRAIGVQDCEVITTPLSFVATSNMLLENGARPVFCDIKIDGNIDEKKIPSLITSKTKAIVSVDYAGKSVEVEEIQRIAKDYGVMFISDSSHSMGGEYRGKKIGNLADASVFSFHALKPITTGEGGALATNCEEIYQKARLVRSHGVIKKALWNSDVLQSGFNFRMNDFSASLGRSQLKRLDLFIAQREKIAQYYDQIFANHPCFDILLIPSHIKSSRHLYPIFLKQKYWCAKESIFSLMQKSGLGVQVHYKPIHLLSLYRPFVQSPLYNTERFYNAEISIPCHQMMSMEDAQKTAEVILEIFSKI, from the coding sequence ATGAATCCTTATAGTAGACAATCAATTAATCAAGATGATATTCAAGCCGTCATAGAGGCTTTGCAATCTGATTTGATTACTCAGGGGAAGCAAGTTGAGGCTTTTGAGCAAGAGCTTGCACAATATTTGGGTGTGAAATATGCCCTTGTTTTTAATTCTGCAACTTCTGCATTGTTCAGTGTTTATCGAGCAATAGGAGTGCAGGATTGTGAAGTGATTACAACGCCATTGAGTTTTGTTGCAACTTCTAATATGCTTCTTGAAAATGGTGCAAGACCTGTGTTTTGTGATATTAAAATAGATGGCAATATTGATGAAAAAAAGATTCCATCACTAATCACTTCCAAAACAAAAGCCATTGTGAGTGTGGATTATGCAGGCAAAAGTGTCGAGGTTGAAGAGATCCAAAGGATTGCTAAAGATTATGGAGTAATGTTTATTTCTGATAGTTCTCATAGTATGGGTGGAGAGTATAGGGGGAAAAAGATTGGGAATTTGGCTGATGCGAGTGTGTTTAGCTTCCATGCCTTAAAACCTATTACTACTGGCGAAGGGGGAGCTCTTGCAACAAATTGTGAGGAGATATATCAAAAAGCAAGGCTTGTACGCTCTCATGGAGTGATTAAAAAAGCATTGTGGAATAGTGATGTTCTACAAAGCGGTTTTAATTTTAGAATGAATGATTTTTCGGCATCTCTTGGAAGATCTCAACTTAAGCGCCTTGATCTATTTATCGCTCAAAGAGAGAAGATTGCACAATATTATGATCAGATTTTTGCCAATCATCCTTGCTTTGATATTCTTTTGATTCCTTCGCATATAAAAAGTTCTCGCCATCTTTATCCTATTTTCTTGAAGCAAAAGTATTGGTGTGCCAAAGAAAGTATTTTTTCCTTGATGCAAAAAAGTGGTCTAGGTGTCCAAGTGCATTATAAACCCATTCATCTTTTGAGTTTATATCGCCCTTTTGTACAGTCTCCTCTTTATAATACTGAGCGTTTTTATAATGCTGAGATTTCTATTCCTTGTCATCAGATGATGTCAATGGAAGATGCACAAAAAACAGCAGAGGTGATTTTGGAGATTTTTTCTAAAATTTAG